From a single Leptidea sinapis chromosome 1, ilLepSina1.1, whole genome shotgun sequence genomic region:
- the LOC126971993 gene encoding NADH dehydrogenase [ubiquinone] 1 beta subcomplex subunit 9 has product MAQLPLGIKTQTQKLCSVYKRALRDLESYYDRRHVYRFQAVLLRDRFDKILELKDQREFNKRVQEEEDLLFKYIHPIPRKFPHSVGGVAYKRVVTPPDWVLDYWHPLEKAQYPEYFKRREQRKKEYLAIWEKEHGKPGSDEKHH; this is encoded by the exons ATGGCACAATTACCCCTTGGAATTAAAACCCAAACTCAGAAACTTTGCAGCGTATATAAAAGAGCTTTACGGGATTTGGAGTCGTATTACGATAGGCG ACATGTATATCGTTTCCAAGCAGTCTTGCTTCGTGACAGGTTTGACAAAATACTGGAGCTGAAGGATCAGAGAGAATTCAATAAACGCGTACAGGAAGAAGAGGATCTTCTGTTCAAGTATATTCACCCAATTCCAAGGAAAT TTCCTCATAGTGTGGGTGGTGTAGCATACAAGCGGGTAGTGACTCCTCCTGACTGGGTCCTGGACTACTGGCACCCATTGGAGAAGGCTCAGTACCCTGAATACTTCAAGCGCAGGGAGCAACGTAAAAAGGAATATTTGGCTATTTGGGAGAAGGAACATGGCAAGCCTGGGTCTGATGAGAAACATCATTAA